Proteins encoded by one window of Patescibacteria group bacterium:
- a CDS encoding MGMT family protein, protein MSCSFKDRVFAVVAKIPCGDTLSYKEVAERAGNPNAYRAVGNILHKNHDKNIPCHRVIRADGSVGGYNKGLSLKKIILEKERNSRKKIFSG, encoded by the coding sequence ATGTCCTGTAGTTTTAAAGATCGAGTTTTTGCTGTAGTGGCAAAAATTCCATGTGGCGACACGCTAAGTTACAAAGAGGTGGCGGAAAGGGCTGGCAATCCTAACGCATATCGTGCTGTCGGCAATATTTTGCATAAAAATCACGATAAAAACATTCCGTGTCATCGAGTGATTCGCGCAGACGGAAGCGTCGGCGGATACAACAAGGGCCTAAGCCTAAAAAAAATTATTCTAGAAAAAGAGCGCAATTCGCGTAAGAAAATATTTTCAGGTTAG
- a CDS encoding MASE3 domain-containing protein, producing MRKNISLAERYELEIPQYPYFIAGICVVLVLGTLYFLKQYNFNLFHSFAEGFAITVGITIFFAIWNSSRLLKNNFYFVAGVSFIFVALFRFLHALAYKGVGQFYFPSFDPSNLATQLWIAGSLFQSLSFLAATFFVRKRATHWLTFLIYSFASVAIVLSIFYFRVFPASFIAGKGLTEFKIISEYMICGVYLAAIAILLGRKKEFDYSILRLTIVSIIFLIMSELSFTLYTDPFGFSNMIGHFFAIFAYYLFYRTLVVSIIYRPQRIIFRDYVNNQEKLLENQDKLREYARQLQLEKNEDEALLSSIGDGVVATDNCGRIMFANRAFSDLFDLANTELINRNLDSVVPLVDDGGRKVPIEKRPLGLILYSMKNTQKIMKTDQFSFKRKDKVIIRLLITASPIINKGRITGVIGIYRDITKEKDLERTKSELISFAAHQLRTPLTTLGLTTELLYSGKKKIDKETRENLNYLKQDIDSMAHLVNTFLNVSRVETGRLKINPELDDVKLMIKEMVNRAKKVAKQKEITIIETYANHMPYIKVDQNIFNTIIENLLMNSIKYTPENGQVVVKATTLPKNLLVEIVDSGPGIPASEHGKVFDSMFRGSTSHGAEGLGLGLYIVRSMIKQCGGKVWFESPSPYHINSDIIGTTFYFSLPLTGMKQQKMK from the coding sequence ATGCGGAAAAACATATCATTAGCAGAGAGATATGAACTGGAGATCCCGCAATATCCATATTTCATTGCAGGAATATGTGTTGTATTGGTACTCGGAACTTTGTACTTTTTAAAACAATATAACTTCAATCTATTCCATAGTTTTGCAGAGGGTTTTGCTATTACAGTGGGCATTACTATTTTCTTTGCAATATGGAACTCATCACGCCTTCTTAAAAATAATTTCTACTTCGTAGCAGGTGTATCTTTCATCTTTGTTGCGTTATTCCGATTTTTGCATGCCCTGGCCTACAAGGGGGTGGGGCAATTTTATTTCCCCTCGTTCGACCCATCGAATTTGGCGACACAGCTTTGGATCGCCGGGAGTTTATTTCAGTCCTTATCTTTTCTAGCAGCAACGTTCTTTGTGAGGAAGCGAGCAACCCACTGGCTCACATTTTTGATTTACTCTTTTGCTTCTGTTGCAATAGTGCTTTCAATTTTCTATTTCAGAGTATTCCCGGCTTCATTTATCGCAGGCAAAGGATTAACTGAATTCAAAATTATTTCTGAATATATGATATGCGGGGTGTATTTGGCAGCAATTGCTATACTTCTGGGCAGAAAAAAGGAATTTGATTATTCAATCTTACGCCTCACTATTGTCTCGATAATCTTTTTAATAATGTCCGAACTATCTTTCACTCTGTATACTGACCCTTTCGGATTTTCTAATATGATCGGGCATTTTTTTGCTATTTTTGCATATTACCTTTTCTACAGAACGCTCGTCGTGTCAATAATTTATCGACCGCAACGAATTATTTTTCGCGATTATGTCAATAACCAAGAAAAACTCTTGGAAAACCAGGACAAGCTACGGGAATATGCTAGGCAGCTCCAACTTGAGAAAAATGAAGATGAAGCCCTTCTTTCGAGTATCGGGGACGGAGTCGTTGCCACAGACAACTGCGGAAGAATCATGTTTGCAAACCGAGCTTTTTCTGATCTTTTCGATCTTGCGAATACAGAATTAATAAACCGGAATCTTGATTCTGTGGTCCCACTTGTCGATGACGGAGGGCGAAAAGTGCCTATTGAAAAACGCCCGCTTGGCTTGATTTTGTATTCGATGAAAAACACACAAAAAATCATGAAAACGGATCAATTTTCATTTAAAAGAAAAGACAAAGTTATCATCAGGCTTCTGATTACCGCCTCCCCTATTATTAATAAGGGCAGAATTACCGGGGTCATCGGAATTTATCGAGACATAACAAAGGAAAAAGATTTGGAGAGAACAAAATCTGAATTAATCTCATTCGCTGCCCATCAACTCCGCACCCCCCTAACAACTCTCGGATTAACCACCGAACTTCTATATTCCGGAAAGAAAAAAATTGATAAAGAAACGCGGGAAAATTTAAATTATTTAAAACAAGACATCGACAGTATGGCACACCTTGTAAACACTTTTTTAAATGTTTCACGGGTAGAAACCGGAAGATTGAAGATCAACCCAGAACTTGATGATGTGAAGCTAATGATAAAAGAAATGGTTAATAGGGCCAAAAAAGTTGCCAAACAAAAAGAAATCACGATTATTGAAACGTACGCCAACCATATGCCTTATATTAAAGTCGACCAAAACATCTTCAATACCATTATTGAAAACCTTTTGATGAACTCTATAAAATACACTCCCGAAAATGGACAAGTAGTTGTCAAAGCAACCACCTTGCCAAAAAACTTATTGGTAGAAATTGTCGATTCAGGACCAGGGATTCCTGCTTCGGAGCATGGAAAAGTTTTTGACTCAATGTTCAGGGGCAGTACTTCTCACGGCGCAGAGGGCTTAGGATTGGGACTCTATATCGTGCGGTCCATGATAAAACAATGCGGCGGAAAAGTATGGTTTGAATCACCTTCTCCCTACCACATCAATTCCGATATTATAGGCACAACATTCTATTTTTCGCTCCCACTCACCGGAATGAAACAACAAAAAATGAAATGA
- a CDS encoding response regulator transcription factor, whose translation MRILIVEDEHRLANVIKKGLVEEGYAVDVSYDGKDGLYMSELNQNEYDTIILDINLPKIDGFTLCKRLRDQHIDTPVLILSAIANLDDKVKGLDCGADDYLTKPFAFKELNSRIHALIRRSKHESSPTLKIADLELDPISHSVKRQSKNIKLTPKEFSILEYLMRHKDSVVTRSTLIEHVWDYNYDGISNIVDVFVAAVRKKIDKDSNPKLIHTLHGVGYKISEE comes from the coding sequence ATGAGAATACTGATTGTAGAAGATGAACATCGGCTCGCCAACGTTATCAAAAAAGGTCTCGTAGAAGAGGGCTACGCTGTTGATGTTTCTTACGACGGAAAAGATGGGCTTTATATGTCCGAATTAAATCAGAATGAATACGACACAATTATTCTTGATATTAATCTTCCCAAGATTGATGGCTTCACATTGTGTAAACGTTTGCGTGACCAGCACATCGATACGCCGGTTCTTATTCTATCCGCTATAGCCAACCTTGATGACAAGGTAAAGGGCCTCGATTGCGGAGCTGACGATTATCTTACCAAACCATTTGCGTTTAAAGAGCTAAATTCAAGAATCCATGCCCTTATTCGCCGAAGCAAACATGAAAGCTCACCAACTTTAAAGATTGCCGATCTTGAGCTTGATCCGATCTCACATTCAGTAAAAAGACAGAGCAAAAATATCAAATTAACCCCAAAGGAATTTTCAATTTTAGAATATCTGATGAGACACAAAGACTCAGTCGTAACCAGAAGTACTCTGATAGAACATGTTTGGGATTATAACTACGATGGTATTAGCAATATTGTGGATGTGTTTGTCGCTGCAGTAAGAAAAAAAATCGACAAGGACTCAAATCCCAAACTAATCCACACTCTCCATGGAGTTGGCTACAAAATTTCAGAAGAATGA
- a CDS encoding helix-turn-helix domain-containing protein — protein MPTQTLRRENKNLSSFMGRFKQSEYETAAKKENAEEVHKKASDNYDFGDHIFTEMVDHFSKDNIYAYKSAISVMGYNLDSKRMAILVQLSGFRDYVLESPEMMSIEREDLIKKWKRKVEEALNAFFSRNTDIIVAYVGDENFLVLKSIEENEDRVRGMLLKSFGSIFSPLKSSQITEISVGFGNAYYEVDGWCESIKEAKTALTLGDKLYGNGKSYYFNDFGILFAIADGDTKKKADLAMKILERLRDRDLMMTLKSFLEENLNTTDTAEKLGIHRNTVLYRLDQIAYRIGLDPRNFEDAFKIRMALYVREICC, from the coding sequence ATGCCGACTCAAACATTACGGAGAGAAAACAAAAATTTGAGCAGTTTCATGGGTCGATTCAAACAATCGGAATATGAAACTGCGGCCAAAAAGGAAAATGCTGAAGAAGTGCACAAAAAAGCCAGCGATAATTACGATTTTGGCGACCACATCTTTACTGAAATGGTCGACCATTTCAGTAAAGACAATATTTACGCATACAAAAGTGCAATTTCCGTGATGGGTTATAACCTGGATTCTAAAAGGATGGCAATATTGGTGCAACTATCGGGCTTTCGCGACTATGTCTTGGAGTCACCCGAGATGATGTCGATTGAACGAGAAGACTTAATAAAAAAATGGAAAAGAAAAGTTGAGGAAGCACTTAATGCTTTTTTCTCGCGAAATACCGACATTATAGTGGCATATGTCGGAGATGAAAATTTTCTGGTCCTAAAATCGATTGAGGAAAATGAAGACAGAGTGCGCGGGATGTTGCTAAAATCATTCGGGTCAATATTTTCCCCTCTTAAAAGCTCACAGATTACCGAAATCAGCGTTGGTTTTGGAAACGCTTACTATGAAGTTGATGGTTGGTGTGAATCTATCAAAGAAGCAAAAACAGCATTGACACTTGGAGACAAGCTCTATGGAAATGGCAAAAGTTACTATTTCAACGATTTCGGAATACTATTCGCCATTGCAGATGGAGATACAAAGAAAAAAGCCGATCTTGCTATGAAAATTTTAGAGAGATTAAGAGACCGCGATTTAATGATGACTCTAAAAAGTTTTCTTGAGGAGAACCTGAACACAACAGATACTGCAGAAAAACTGGGAATTCACAGAAATACCGTGCTCTACCGCCTTGACCAAATCGCCTATCGTATTGGCTTAGACCCGCGTAATTTCGAGGATGCTTTCAAAATAAGAATGGCGCTTTATGTCCGCGAGATTTGCTGTTAA
- a CDS encoding PH domain-containing protein has protein sequence MKEDNLKITEIRKAYYPLIVKIILLSFLFDVVLFIVFIILLSLTSDRVVLFYLFLILIAAKLAVLSVIAIKMTFAWTFIFYHIEDNRLIQYRGFYNPEEVIFNLNNLYSIDAYSSYLGRVLKYGDLSLTFINNVNNEKDIIQIWGIVEPFQYKKYFQQFLK, from the coding sequence ATGAAAGAAGACAATTTAAAAATAACGGAAATTAGAAAAGCCTATTATCCGTTGATTGTTAAAATTATTTTATTATCATTCTTATTCGATGTTGTTCTATTTATTGTTTTTATAATATTGTTGTCCCTAACGTCAGATCGGGTAGTCTTGTTTTACTTATTTTTGATACTCATCGCGGCCAAACTAGCTGTGTTATCAGTCATTGCAATTAAAATGACATTTGCCTGGACTTTCATTTTTTATCACATTGAAGATAATCGGTTGATTCAATATCGAGGGTTCTACAATCCGGAAGAAGTGATATTCAACTTAAATAATCTCTATTCGATAGACGCATATTCAAGTTATCTTGGCAGAGTCTTGAAATATGGCGATTTAAGCCTGACTTTTATCAATAATGTAAATAACGAAAAAGACATTATCCAGATTTGGGGAATTGTTGAACCGTTTCAATATAAAAAATATTTTCAGCAATTTTTGAAATAA
- a CDS encoding ABC transporter ATP-binding protein: MTDKDTPKTEAPKKRGGGPMGGPGHAMGMMAEKPKNFKKTMQKLLAYMRPFLVTIVVVFIFAIASTIFSILSPKILGNMTNQVVSDFIDMKAYDAIIGSLPKGVTVPSGTTGGQFIKNLPQDMVSKIPSNIRDRITNLDLTHRPSINFSKVRHIAIILLILVLLSSIFTYIQGWIMTGVSQKITYQFRRDISEKINRMPLKYFDSRTYGEVLSRVTNDVDTVSQTLTQGLTQTVTAVTMIIGIIIMMFTISWLLTLVALVILPISFGLIASIVKKSQHFFKEQQDQLGHLNGHVEEMYAGHNVVRVFNGEKRSVEKFKKINNKLFDSAWKSQFLSGLLFPIMNFIGNLGFVGISVLGGWLAFKGRLQIGDIQAFIQYMNQFNQPIAQSATIANVMQSTAAAAERVFEFLDETEEVPEAANPVVIDKVKGGVEFNNVVFGYNPDKVIIKGFNANIKPGQKVAIVGPTGAGKTTMVNLLMRFYDVNKGAIKIDGIDIREMKRADVRKTFGMVLQDTWLFNGSIRDNIAYGKLNAREEDIIEAAKAAHADHFIHALPEGYKAEINEEADNISQGEKQLLTIARAMLAKTPMLILDEATSSVDTRTEILIQKAMENLMKDKTSFVIAHRLSTIREADLILVMRDGNIVEQGTHPELLKKNGFYASLYNSQFTAPETI; encoded by the coding sequence ATGACAGACAAAGATACTCCAAAAACGGAAGCGCCAAAAAAGCGTGGCGGCGGGCCAATGGGCGGGCCAGGGCACGCCATGGGCATGATGGCGGAAAAACCAAAGAATTTTAAGAAAACGATGCAAAAACTTCTCGCCTACATGCGCCCATTTTTGGTAACAATCGTCGTCGTTTTCATCTTTGCTATTGCTTCGACAATATTTTCGATCCTTTCTCCGAAAATATTGGGCAATATGACCAACCAAGTCGTATCCGATTTCATTGACATGAAGGCTTATGACGCAATAATCGGTTCTTTACCAAAGGGCGTGACCGTGCCTTCTGGAACAACCGGAGGCCAATTCATCAAGAATTTACCACAGGATATGGTTTCCAAAATTCCTTCAAATATTCGTGATCGCATCACAAATCTAGATCTCACGCATCGCCCGAGTATTAATTTTTCCAAGGTTAGGCATATCGCGATCATTCTTCTCATACTGGTTCTTCTTTCATCCATATTTACCTATATTCAAGGGTGGATTATGACCGGAGTTTCGCAGAAAATCACGTATCAATTCCGGCGTGATATTTCGGAAAAAATTAACCGAATGCCGCTCAAGTATTTCGATTCGCGCACCTATGGTGAGGTTTTATCGCGCGTTACCAATGATGTCGATACAGTAAGTCAAACTCTAACCCAAGGTTTGACCCAGACGGTCACTGCAGTCACGATGATCATCGGCATCATTATAATGATGTTTACAATCTCATGGTTGCTTACTCTGGTCGCGCTTGTGATTTTGCCGATTAGCTTTGGGCTAATTGCTTCTATCGTCAAAAAGTCCCAACATTTCTTTAAAGAACAACAAGATCAACTCGGGCATTTGAATGGCCATGTTGAAGAAATGTATGCCGGCCATAATGTAGTGAGAGTTTTTAACGGCGAGAAACGTTCAGTTGAGAAATTCAAGAAAATTAACAATAAACTCTTCGATAGCGCCTGGAAGTCACAGTTTTTATCTGGTCTTTTGTTCCCGATTATGAATTTTATCGGTAATCTTGGATTTGTCGGCATTTCCGTTTTGGGTGGCTGGCTTGCTTTTAAGGGAAGGTTACAAATTGGAGACATTCAAGCATTCATTCAATACATGAATCAATTTAATCAGCCGATTGCACAATCAGCGACGATTGCCAATGTGATGCAGTCAACGGCTGCTGCGGCTGAACGCGTTTTTGAATTCTTAGATGAAACTGAGGAAGTTCCCGAAGCAGCTAACCCTGTTGTTATTGATAAGGTGAAAGGTGGCGTGGAGTTTAATAATGTTGTTTTTGGCTATAACCCGGACAAAGTAATCATCAAGGGCTTCAATGCCAATATTAAACCCGGCCAGAAAGTTGCTATCGTCGGCCCGACCGGTGCCGGTAAAACGACGATGGTCAATCTTCTTATGCGCTTTTACGATGTAAATAAGGGCGCGATCAAAATTGATGGCATTGATATTCGCGAAATGAAACGCGCCGATGTCCGAAAAACTTTTGGCATGGTTTTACAGGACACCTGGCTTTTCAATGGCTCGATCCGTGATAACATTGCCTATGGTAAACTTAATGCGAGGGAAGAAGATATCATTGAGGCAGCCAAGGCGGCGCATGCTGATCACTTCATTCACGCTCTTCCCGAAGGATACAAGGCGGAGATTAACGAAGAGGCCGACAATATTTCCCAGGGTGAAAAACAGCTCTTAACTATCGCCCGGGCGATGCTCGCCAAGACTCCAATGCTAATCCTCGATGAAGCGACAAGCTCAGTCGATACTCGAACAGAAATTTTGATCCAGAAAGCGATGGAAAATTTGATGAAGGATAAAACCAGCTTTGTTATCGCTCATCGTCTCTCAACAATTCGCGAAGCCGATTTAATTTTAGTGATGCGCGACGGCAATATTGTCGAGCAGGGAACACACCCTGAACTTCTTAAGAAAAACGGCTTTTACGCTTCTCTATACAATAGCCAATTCACGGCGCCGGAAACGATCTAA
- a CDS encoding ABC transporter ATP-binding protein, producing MLKILKYLKPYIWQIVALFILVSVSVYTTLLLPDYMAKIINEGIVLNNNNVILSTGLTMLLYSLLGGVATIGVGYFAARVATGYSMDIRNKVFSQVESFSLSEFNKFSTASLITRSTNDIQQIQMVLVLLLRMVLQAPIMGVGAIIKAYDLAPSMSWIIALAVCILIGVIIVLFTIALPKFQLLQKLVDKLNMVTRQNLTGLRVIRAFNNEHIEENKFEKANVDLTNTNLFVNQVMVIMQPAMMLIFNLTAIAIIWFGAHLIGSGNLEVGNMLAFMQYAMQVIMSFLLLSFMFIMVPRASVSGARISEILETKPTIADPKKPVKVAKVGRGLVEFKDVTFKYKSADEAALCNISFVANPGETTAIIGSTGSGKTTLISLIPRFYDVTSGEILIDGINVRKMKLEDLYSKIGYVPQKGVLFSGTIESNIKYGAPKASESEVRKMAEIAQAKEFIKDLSDKYKSNIAQGGHNVSGGQKQRLSIARAIIHKPEIYIFDDSFSALDFKTDAALRKALKKEVKNKTILIVAQRISTILSADKILVLDDGKIVGQGTHSELMKTSDIYREIASSQLSPGELSAYQVSLDGEKLAAKGAK from the coding sequence ATGTTGAAAATTCTTAAATATTTGAAGCCATATATTTGGCAGATTGTTGCTCTGTTTATTTTGGTGTCAGTCTCTGTTTATACCACTCTTCTTCTTCCGGATTACATGGCAAAGATCATAAACGAAGGTATTGTTTTAAATAACAATAATGTTATTCTCTCTACCGGATTGACCATGCTCCTATATTCACTTTTGGGAGGTGTGGCCACAATCGGTGTTGGCTATTTTGCTGCTCGAGTTGCCACCGGTTACTCAATGGATATTAGAAACAAGGTTTTCTCTCAAGTCGAAAGTTTTTCGCTCTCTGAATTTAATAAATTTTCCACTGCTTCATTAATTACACGATCGACCAACGATATTCAGCAGATTCAAATGGTTTTAGTGTTATTGCTACGCATGGTTTTGCAGGCACCGATTATGGGCGTTGGCGCAATCATAAAGGCCTATGATCTGGCTCCGTCAATGAGCTGGATTATTGCGCTTGCTGTATGCATTTTAATTGGTGTGATTATTGTGCTTTTTACTATTGCTCTACCGAAATTTCAGCTTTTGCAGAAGCTTGTTGATAAACTCAACATGGTCACGCGCCAGAATCTTACAGGGTTACGCGTTATTCGTGCTTTCAATAATGAACATATTGAAGAAAATAAATTTGAGAAAGCCAATGTTGACCTTACCAATACCAATCTATTTGTAAACCAGGTAATGGTTATAATGCAACCGGCAATGATGCTTATTTTCAATTTGACTGCAATTGCCATTATCTGGTTTGGTGCCCACCTAATCGGTTCCGGGAATTTAGAGGTAGGGAACATGCTCGCCTTCATGCAATATGCGATGCAAGTTATAATGTCATTCCTTTTGCTTTCATTTATGTTTATCATGGTGCCACGTGCCTCGGTTTCTGGTGCCCGGATCTCTGAGATTTTGGAAACTAAGCCCACGATTGCGGATCCAAAAAAGCCCGTTAAAGTTGCAAAAGTAGGCAGGGGTTTGGTTGAATTTAAAGATGTAACTTTCAAATACAAAAGCGCAGATGAGGCGGCGCTTTGCAACATTTCTTTTGTCGCTAATCCAGGTGAAACAACCGCTATCATTGGCTCGACCGGTTCGGGAAAAACCACTTTGATTTCTCTGATCCCAAGATTTTATGATGTTACATCCGGCGAAATTTTGATTGATGGAATCAATGTCCGCAAAATGAAACTTGAAGATCTGTATTCCAAAATCGGTTATGTGCCGCAAAAGGGCGTTCTTTTCTCCGGTACAATCGAGAGCAACATAAAATACGGTGCGCCAAAGGCATCGGAATCCGAAGTGAGAAAAATGGCAGAAATTGCCCAAGCCAAGGAATTTATAAAAGATCTGTCTGATAAATATAAATCTAATATTGCCCAGGGCGGTCACAATGTTTCCGGCGGCCAAAAACAACGGCTTTCCATTGCGAGGGCAATAATCCACAAACCGGAAATTTATATTTTTGATGACAGTTTTTCTGCCCTTGATTTCAAAACTGATGCAGCGCTTCGAAAGGCACTCAAAAAAGAGGTCAAGAATAAAACGATTTTGATCGTTGCCCAACGAATTTCAACGATATTGTCTGCTGATAAAATTTTGGTACTCGATGATGGCAAAATTGTTGGGCAGGGGACTCATTCGGAGCTGATGAAGACCAGCGATATTTATCGGGAAATTGCATCATCACAGCTCTCTCCCGGCGAACTTTCAGCCTATCAGGTCAGCCTAGATGGTGAAAAATTAGCCGCGAAGGGAGCAAAATGA
- a CDS encoding DUF5666 domain-containing protein, whose translation MQEDKIEEKPGPKEEKISPKFEDKYRHHNKAAIITLAIIAVVILVGGMAAVGHAFFHGHSERKFERVSVERTGPDMMGGFGDNMMGEYRNGGMRESGMRRGGHEGKITAVNGDNLTMTNGSSDTSVAILDSTSIYNADGKIISKGDLKVDDQIIVRGRPNSNGVIQAVVIQVTQ comes from the coding sequence ATGCAAGAAGATAAAATTGAGGAAAAACCAGGCCCGAAAGAAGAAAAAATTTCCCCGAAATTCGAGGATAAATACCGCCACCACAACAAAGCGGCAATTATCACTTTGGCAATAATCGCGGTTGTAATTTTGGTTGGTGGAATGGCGGCTGTAGGACATGCCTTTTTTCATGGCCACAGTGAGCGAAAATTTGAAAGAGTGTCGGTTGAACGAACAGGGCCGGACATGATGGGCGGATTTGGTGACAATATGATGGGTGAATATCGCAACGGCGGGATGCGGGAATCCGGCATGCGACGAGGCGGGCATGAAGGAAAAATTACCGCTGTAAATGGCGATAATTTGACTATGACTAACGGCAGTTCCGATACTTCAGTCGCAATTCTTGACTCAACTTCTATTTATAACGCAGACGGGAAAATAATCTCCAAAGGCGATCTTAAGGTTGATGACCAAATAATCGTTCGTGGCCGGCCGAATTCGAACGGAGTTATTCAAGCGGTCGTGATTCAAGTAACGCAATAA
- a CDS encoding HAMP domain-containing sensor histidine kinase — protein sequence MHFKIAYLKLTLFYVLIIMIISVSFSAAIYQISAREVGQGLRRQTGILKNIQPSQNVCEEVNCNPIISELEKIRDEQIDETNGRLQLNLIYFNLLILVLSSLLSYYFAQRALKPIEDMMLAQSRFAADASHELKTPLTAMRSEIEVNLRDQKISLSEAKKLLNSNLEEIGKLETLSNALLKLAKYEDNSHKEFKEISLSEVAVEAYEKIEKIAKSKKISFENDFAEAKVKGDRPSLIELFVILLDNAIKYSPEESKISIMIKKEHQHAEIKIKDQGVGIEPSDLPHIFGRFYRADSSRSKDKTKSYGLGLSIAKRIVELHGGAISADSKPNEGSTFTVNLPLY from the coding sequence ATGCATTTTAAAATCGCTTATCTTAAACTTACGTTGTTCTATGTTTTGATCATTATGATCATTAGCGTGTCTTTTTCTGCGGCCATTTATCAAATTTCTGCCAGAGAGGTCGGACAGGGCTTAAGGCGCCAAACCGGAATTTTAAAAAATATTCAACCTTCGCAAAACGTTTGCGAAGAAGTTAACTGCAATCCGATCATCTCTGAACTTGAAAAAATTCGCGACGAACAGATCGATGAAACCAATGGTCGCCTGCAATTGAATCTAATCTACTTCAATCTGTTAATTTTGGTTTTGTCGTCACTCTTATCGTACTATTTTGCGCAAAGGGCTCTAAAGCCGATCGAAGATATGATGTTGGCACAAAGCCGTTTTGCTGCCGACGCTTCTCATGAACTAAAAACCCCGCTTACGGCCATGAGATCAGAAATTGAGGTGAACCTGCGCGACCAAAAAATCAGTTTGAGCGAAGCGAAAAAACTACTAAATAGCAACTTGGAAGAAATTGGAAAATTGGAAACGCTATCTAACGCCCTTTTGAAACTGGCAAAATATGAAGATAACTCGCACAAAGAATTCAAAGAAATTTCTTTGTCAGAAGTTGCTGTTGAGGCCTATGAAAAAATTGAAAAAATTGCCAAAAGCAAAAAAATAAGTTTTGAAAATGATTTTGCCGAAGCCAAAGTTAAGGGTGATAGGCCGAGCTTGATTGAATTGTTTGTCATACTTCTTGATAACGCGATCAAATACAGCCCAGAGGAGTCAAAAATATCTATCATGATAAAAAAGGAACACCAGCATGCCGAAATTAAAATCAAGGATCAGGGTGTTGGTATCGAGCCTTCTGATCTGCCGCATATTTTTGGTCGTTTCTACCGGGCCGATTCTTCTAGATCAAAAGACAAAACAAAAAGTTATGGCCTTGGGCTCTCAATTGCCAAACGCATAGTAGAACTACATGGTGGAGCTATTTCTGCCGACTCAAAACCCAATGAGGGCAGCACCTTCACAGTCAATCTGCCTCTTTATTAA
- a CDS encoding response regulator transcription factor, with amino-acid sequence MRILVIEDDHKIANAIKKGLSQESFAVDVSYDGEDGLGQAATIEYDLIILDRMLPGVDGINICRALRDKKNNTPILILTAKDKIEDRVEGLNAGADDYLTKPFAFEELLARVRALMRRPQEITPDTLKIEDLTLNTSTFDVLRGEKKILLSNKEFALLEYMMRNPKRILTKDSIIAHVWDYDADILPNTVEVYIGYLRNKIDKPFPKKPELIQTVRGFGYKIG; translated from the coding sequence ATGCGGATATTAGTAATCGAAGACGATCATAAGATAGCAAATGCGATCAAAAAAGGGCTTTCCCAGGAATCTTTTGCTGTTGATGTTTCCTATGATGGGGAAGATGGGCTTGGCCAGGCCGCAACGATTGAGTACGATCTGATAATCTTGGACAGAATGTTACCCGGGGTTGATGGAATAAATATCTGCCGAGCTTTACGCGACAAGAAAAATAATACGCCTATTTTGATTCTCACGGCCAAAGATAAGATTGAAGACAGGGTAGAGGGTTTGAATGCAGGAGCGGACGACTATCTTACCAAGCCTTTTGCCTTTGAAGAACTTTTGGCTCGGGTTCGCGCGCTGATGCGCCGTCCACAGGAAATAACCCCCGATACCCTCAAAATCGAAGACTTAACCCTGAATACTTCGACATTCGATGTATTGCGTGGCGAGAAGAAAATTCTGCTTTCAAACAAGGAATTTGCACTATTGGAATACATGATGAGAAATCCAAAAAGGATTTTGACCAAAGACAGCATTATCGCCCATGTTTGGGACTACGATGCTGATATTTTGCCCAATACCGTTGAGGTTTACATCGGTTACCTGCGAAACAAAATCGATAAGCCATTCCCCAAAAAACCGGAATTGATTCAGACGGTAAGAGGATTCGGATACAAAATAGGCTGA